A stretch of Synechococcus sp. WH 8020 DNA encodes these proteins:
- a CDS encoding type 1 glutamine amidotransferase, translated as MTTLAPTLLVVQHIDREGPDLVAEIALEQGMSIQTIRPDQGEPLPDPISTQNTIALLLGGPMSVEDRHQDALAWMQRELEWLTFWHQQQKPVLGICLGAQLLAVAAGGSVKPLQVGLPPQPLKEVGFGAIHWQTEPSQEPLLRGLQPSEMVLHWHGDRIQLPPAATLLGSSLHCPEQVFRIAKHAVGLQCHFELSRSNLERWIEEDHDTIVSAMGPEGPERLRQGHERFGESVQQQGRIFIRNTLRLLSARTTKP; from the coding sequence TTGACAACACTTGCTCCCACGTTGCTGGTGGTGCAGCACATCGATCGCGAAGGTCCTGATTTAGTCGCAGAGATAGCGCTAGAGCAGGGAATGAGCATTCAGACCATTCGCCCTGATCAGGGAGAGCCACTCCCCGACCCAATCAGTACTCAAAACACAATCGCTCTCTTGCTCGGAGGGCCCATGAGTGTCGAGGACCGACATCAAGATGCGCTGGCATGGATGCAACGGGAATTGGAATGGCTCACTTTTTGGCATCAACAACAAAAACCAGTTCTAGGAATCTGTCTGGGCGCACAACTCCTGGCGGTCGCTGCCGGTGGCTCCGTGAAACCGTTGCAAGTGGGACTGCCGCCTCAACCGTTGAAAGAGGTTGGCTTCGGAGCCATTCATTGGCAAACGGAACCGAGCCAAGAACCACTGTTAAGGGGATTACAACCCAGTGAAATGGTGCTGCATTGGCATGGTGATCGCATCCAGCTTCCTCCAGCAGCAACCTTGCTGGGCTCATCACTTCATTGCCCAGAACAAGTGTTCCGAATTGCCAAACATGCGGTTGGCTTGCAATGTCACTTTGAACTGAGCAGGTCCAATCTCGAGCGCTGGATTGAAGAAGACCATGACACCATCGTGAGCGCCATGGGTCCGGAAGGACCCGAGCGATTACGACAAGGCCATGAGAGATTCGGTGAATCAGTGCAACAACAAGGACGCATCTTTATCAGAAATACCTTGAGACTCCTTTCTGCACGCACAACCAAACCATAA
- a CDS encoding molybdenum cofactor guanylyltransferase: protein MADLSLVQDLEACVLSGGSSRRMGRDKALIPHPQGGCWLTRSIELSRKQGLAVHVISSHSSHDLLASALDGVTCRSDPFPGKGPLAALTAVFGKTKALGLLVMPVDMPWLESTTLDQLIGVWRENPSVAVVSHDGNRLQPLFAIYPNESVYRTTMLLQLASDQLRMLDWLHQVPYQTLVLPEALLRNANCPADLTVLDE from the coding sequence ATGGCTGATTTGTCGTTGGTGCAGGATCTTGAGGCTTGCGTGCTTTCTGGCGGATCGAGTCGACGCATGGGGCGTGACAAGGCGTTGATTCCTCATCCGCAAGGTGGCTGTTGGTTGACTCGTAGCATTGAATTGAGTCGAAAACAGGGTCTGGCTGTTCATGTGATCAGTTCGCATTCAAGCCATGACCTGTTGGCTTCAGCGCTGGATGGTGTGACATGCAGGTCAGATCCTTTTCCTGGTAAGGGACCATTGGCTGCCCTTACGGCTGTCTTTGGTAAGACCAAGGCCCTAGGTTTGTTGGTGATGCCTGTCGATATGCCTTGGTTGGAATCCACGACTCTTGATCAGCTGATTGGAGTCTGGAGGGAGAATCCCTCCGTTGCGGTGGTGTCGCATGACGGGAACCGACTTCAACCCCTGTTTGCCATCTATCCCAATGAAAGTGTTTATCGGACCACCATGTTGCTTCAATTGGCTTCTGATCAGTTGAGAATGCTCGATTGGCTTCATCAAGTGCCGTATCAGACGCTCGTACTTCCTGAGGCCCTATTGCGCAACGCTAATTGCCCTGCTGATCTCACAGTGCTTGATGAATGA
- the ureC gene encoding urease subunit alpha: protein MPYRISRQAYAETYGPTTGDRIRLADTELILEVEKDFTTYGDEVKFGGGKVIRDGMGQSQTSRAGGAVDTVITNALILDWWGIVKADIGLKDGRIVGIGKAGNPDIQSDVSIVIGPGTEAIAGEGHILTAGGIDTHIHFICPQQIETALASGVTTLMGGGTGPATGTNATTCTPGAFHIGRMLQAAEGLPVNLGFFGKGNASTPEALEEQVRAGACGLKLHEDWGTTPAAIDACLSVADQMDVQVCIHTDTLNEAGFVEDTIAAIKGRTIHTFHTEGAGGGHAPDIIKICGEANVLPSSTNPTRPYTRNTLEEHLDMLMVCHHLDPKIPEDVAFAESRIRRETIAAEDILHDLGAFSIIASDSQAMGRVGEVITRTFQTAHKMKVQRGALPEDSSRNDNHRLKRYIAKVTINPAIAHGISSQVGSVETGKLADLVLWKPGFFGIRPQLVVKGGSIVWAQMGDANASIPTPGPVHGRPMFAAFGKALAPSCLTFMSDAAMNDNIQSKLGLERTCIAVENTRDVGKSALKLNSALPSMSVDPQTYEVFADGELLTCEPAEVLPLAQRYLLL, encoded by the coding sequence ATGCCCTATCGCATCTCCCGCCAGGCCTACGCCGAAACCTATGGGCCAACCACTGGAGACCGCATTCGTTTAGCGGACACCGAACTCATCCTCGAAGTGGAAAAGGACTTCACCACCTACGGCGATGAGGTGAAATTTGGCGGCGGAAAGGTGATTCGCGATGGGATGGGCCAATCCCAAACCTCCCGGGCTGGAGGAGCCGTTGACACCGTGATCACCAATGCCCTCATCCTTGATTGGTGGGGCATCGTCAAGGCCGATATCGGCCTCAAAGATGGCCGCATCGTCGGCATCGGCAAGGCAGGGAACCCCGACATCCAGAGTGACGTCAGCATCGTGATCGGGCCAGGCACGGAGGCCATTGCCGGTGAAGGACACATCCTCACGGCAGGTGGCATTGACACCCACATTCACTTCATCTGCCCCCAACAGATTGAAACAGCTCTGGCCAGCGGGGTGACCACACTCATGGGCGGTGGCACGGGACCCGCCACCGGAACTAATGCAACCACCTGCACCCCAGGTGCATTTCACATCGGCCGAATGCTGCAGGCAGCAGAAGGACTTCCCGTGAACCTGGGCTTTTTCGGCAAAGGAAACGCCAGCACTCCAGAAGCCTTGGAGGAACAAGTACGAGCGGGAGCCTGTGGCCTGAAGCTTCATGAGGATTGGGGCACCACACCTGCCGCGATCGATGCCTGTCTGTCCGTTGCTGACCAGATGGATGTGCAGGTTTGCATCCACACCGACACGCTCAATGAAGCCGGTTTCGTGGAAGACACCATCGCAGCCATCAAGGGACGCACGATTCATACCTTTCATACCGAAGGTGCCGGAGGCGGGCATGCGCCAGACATCATCAAAATCTGCGGAGAAGCGAACGTGCTGCCAAGCAGCACCAACCCAACCAGGCCCTACACCCGCAACACTCTCGAGGAACACCTCGACATGTTGATGGTGTGCCATCACCTTGATCCAAAAATCCCAGAGGACGTGGCCTTTGCAGAATCACGCATCCGCCGCGAAACCATTGCTGCTGAGGACATCCTTCACGACCTCGGCGCCTTCTCGATCATCGCTAGCGACTCCCAAGCAATGGGACGCGTGGGAGAGGTGATCACACGCACCTTCCAAACAGCCCACAAAATGAAGGTTCAACGCGGCGCCTTACCAGAAGACTCAAGCCGAAACGACAACCACCGCCTCAAGCGCTACATCGCCAAAGTGACGATCAACCCAGCAATCGCCCATGGCATCAGCAGTCAGGTGGGTTCCGTGGAAACAGGCAAACTCGCCGACCTCGTGCTTTGGAAACCAGGATTCTTTGGAATACGACCTCAACTCGTTGTCAAAGGCGGGTCAATCGTCTGGGCCCAAATGGGTGATGCCAATGCCTCAATCCCCACGCCTGGTCCAGTCCACGGCAGACCGATGTTTGCTGCCTTCGGCAAAGCGCTTGCACCCAGTTGCCTCACCTTCATGAGCGATGCGGCCATGAACGACAACATCCAAAGCAAACTTGGACTGGAACGCACCTGTATTGCCGTAGAAAACACGCGTGACGTTGGCAAAAGTGCTCTGAAGCTCAACTCTGCACTACCAAGCATGAGCGTGGATCCACAGACCTATGAGGTGTTCGCCGATGGCGAGCTCCTAACCTGCGAACCAGCGGAGGTTTTGCCTCTAGCCCAACGCTATCTGCTGCTTTGA
- a CDS encoding circularly permuted type 2 ATP-grasp protein — MFKEYQPSHGYDEYFCKKQAAPRADLEPLLNSLGQIGMAELQHNHACASNLLRRLGATFRINGSGAHADERILPFDPLPRLILKREWGILEEGLLQRLEAIDHFLADIYGPQHILNDNVIPREDVESSQGWRPEMQGISLPLGRWCHISGLDLIRDGDGNWRVLEDNLRCPSGVAYFLENRRVMKRLFPSLFEGRQIQAIDDYPSHLLRTLQDLAPWNDAPRVALLTPGVFNSAYFEHSYLAQQMGVTLVEGRDLICENEHVWMRSTGGLQHIDVIYRRIDDDFLDPKVFRRDSVLGVPGLMDAMRKGNVAIANAPGTGVADDKLIYAYVPEMIRYYLDQEPIIDNVPTYLCSKPNDLTYVLEHLNSLVVKSVAEAGGYGMLIGPHSSTSEIEAFAEKIKAHPRNFIAQPTLQLSTVPSLSEGELYPCHVDLRPYVLRGKRNWVSPGGLTRVALRRGSLVVNSSQGGGCKDTWVVSDHHGPVEHREAMPC; from the coding sequence ATGTTCAAGGAATACCAACCATCGCATGGATATGACGAGTATTTCTGCAAAAAGCAGGCTGCCCCACGTGCTGACTTGGAGCCTCTACTCAACTCGCTAGGCCAAATCGGCATGGCCGAGCTCCAACACAATCATGCCTGCGCCAGCAATCTGTTAAGACGCCTGGGAGCCACGTTCCGAATCAACGGATCAGGAGCACATGCAGACGAACGAATCCTCCCTTTTGATCCGTTACCAAGGCTGATTCTCAAACGAGAGTGGGGGATTTTGGAAGAGGGTTTGCTGCAACGACTGGAAGCAATTGATCATTTTTTGGCCGATATTTATGGACCGCAACACATCCTCAATGACAACGTCATTCCACGGGAAGACGTTGAAAGCTCACAAGGTTGGCGTCCAGAAATGCAAGGTATTTCATTACCACTGGGACGATGGTGTCACATTTCTGGACTGGACTTGATCAGGGATGGAGATGGCAACTGGCGAGTACTGGAGGACAACTTACGATGCCCTTCAGGAGTTGCTTATTTCCTCGAAAATCGTCGTGTCATGAAGCGATTATTTCCGAGTCTTTTTGAAGGGCGACAAATCCAAGCAATCGATGATTACCCTTCCCATTTACTACGAACATTGCAGGATCTAGCCCCATGGAATGACGCTCCACGTGTGGCTCTTCTTACTCCAGGAGTCTTCAACAGTGCTTATTTCGAACACAGCTACCTCGCACAGCAAATGGGAGTCACGCTTGTGGAAGGCAGAGACTTGATCTGCGAAAACGAACATGTATGGATGCGCAGCACAGGAGGATTACAACATATCGATGTGATCTATCGACGCATTGATGATGATTTTCTGGACCCCAAAGTGTTCCGCCGAGATTCCGTCCTTGGAGTTCCTGGCCTCATGGACGCAATGCGCAAGGGAAACGTAGCGATTGCCAATGCACCAGGCACAGGTGTTGCCGACGACAAGCTTATTTATGCCTACGTGCCCGAGATGATTCGCTACTACCTCGATCAGGAACCAATCATCGACAACGTGCCCACTTACCTCTGTTCAAAGCCAAATGACTTGACCTACGTGCTGGAACACCTCAACTCACTCGTCGTGAAATCAGTCGCTGAAGCTGGTGGCTACGGGATGTTGATCGGCCCCCACTCCTCAACAAGCGAAATCGAGGCCTTTGCCGAGAAGATCAAGGCCCATCCACGCAATTTCATTGCACAGCCCACATTGCAACTCTCGACCGTTCCCTCTCTCAGTGAGGGTGAACTCTATCCATGTCATGTCGACTTACGTCCGTATGTTCTGCGCGGAAAAAGGAACTGGGTCAGTCCAGGTGGACTCACCCGCGTCGCCTTAAGACGTGGATCTTTAGTCGTGAATTCATCCCAAGGTGGCGGTTGCAAAGACACCTGGGTGGTGAGCGATCATCACGGACCAGTTGAACATCGGGAGGCCATGCCGTGTTGA
- a CDS encoding urease accessory protein UreD has translation MQRLDPWHGTCNLQFVAGSSGSQFQGGCTAPLKLMRAERGENGRCELPLLHTAGGLVGGDQLSINIGLRPNSRCLLTSVAAQKIYGSIGRSQLHPLGTWARQQVSAELDADSDLEWLPQELVLYADALFEQNLSVTLPMDGSFLSAEIVRLGRTAANETLGQGCWRSDVQIQRQTSEGRRWELVDRLEISDDALKGFHGLNQQPVFGTLVWAAPFTLQTTKINNLLDDIRQDRKALEGQMHCGALPQGLIARYSGFSSRDARFWFSRIWARTRQARNLASPKIPRVWPLQENPLRP, from the coding sequence AGTTTGTTGCGGGCAGCAGTGGCAGTCAATTTCAAGGGGGCTGCACCGCCCCCTTGAAATTAATGCGGGCCGAACGGGGCGAGAACGGGCGTTGCGAGCTGCCACTGCTTCATACCGCTGGTGGCCTTGTGGGGGGAGACCAATTGAGCATCAACATCGGCTTAAGACCAAACAGTCGCTGCTTACTCACAAGCGTGGCCGCGCAAAAGATCTATGGATCCATAGGTCGAAGCCAGCTCCATCCGCTGGGAACTTGGGCCCGCCAACAGGTCTCGGCAGAGCTTGATGCGGATAGTGATTTGGAATGGCTTCCGCAAGAACTTGTGCTCTATGCCGATGCTTTGTTTGAACAAAACCTCAGCGTCACATTGCCCATGGATGGATCCTTTCTCAGCGCTGAAATTGTGCGTCTCGGACGCACTGCCGCAAACGAAACATTGGGACAGGGATGCTGGAGATCAGACGTTCAAATCCAACGCCAAACGTCTGAGGGAAGGCGTTGGGAACTTGTTGACAGACTCGAAATCAGCGACGACGCGCTGAAGGGGTTCCATGGACTCAATCAACAACCTGTCTTCGGCACCTTGGTTTGGGCTGCACCCTTCACTCTCCAAACAACCAAGATCAACAACCTCCTCGATGACATTCGCCAAGATCGAAAGGCTCTCGAAGGACAGATGCATTGCGGCGCACTCCCTCAGGGACTGATCGCCCGATACAGCGGCTTCTCCAGTCGAGATGCCCGTTTCTGGTTCAGCAGGATTTGGGCTCGCACCCGTCAAGCGCGAAACCTGGCATCGCCAAAGATTCCCAGGGTCTGGCCTTTACAAGAAAATCCATTGAGGCCATAA
- a CDS encoding GTP 3',8-cyclase MoaA: MMQSSSVIDLLGRPLGVLRLSLTARCNLACPYCCPDSVEPQGLLSTLDQLRLIHSACALGVHTLRLTGGEPLLTDRLWPLLEALSVGRATPGHPLSRLKDLAITTNGSLLDDAKAQQLRALGVDRITISLDAVDAESIARMAGLRRGAEAGLELFKRVLAGIDAARAAGYEPDQGALKLNAVIQRGRNDDQLIPLARLARQQRMELRLIEYMDVGNRNGWCLDQVMPATEMIQILHSHWPLQPIGRQPGGTSSQWLYQDGEGSIATIASITEPFCSDCNRLRITADGQAFTCLFASEGIDLRRWLRMDVSDSELAEVMTQLWTGRSDRFSEDRGLMQVGNHHAEMAYLGG; the protein is encoded by the coding sequence ATGATGCAGTCATCATCGGTGATTGATTTGCTCGGTCGGCCTCTCGGAGTGTTGAGGCTATCTCTCACTGCTCGTTGTAATTTAGCGTGCCCATATTGCTGTCCGGATAGTGTGGAGCCGCAGGGCTTGTTGTCAACTTTAGATCAGCTGCGATTGATTCATTCTGCGTGTGCTTTAGGGGTTCATACGTTGCGTCTAACAGGTGGTGAGCCTCTTTTAACCGATCGACTTTGGCCGCTCCTCGAGGCGCTTTCGGTTGGTAGAGCAACGCCCGGCCATCCCCTGTCTCGATTAAAAGACCTAGCAATTACGACGAATGGATCACTCCTTGATGACGCGAAAGCTCAACAACTGCGTGCTTTGGGAGTTGATCGCATCACCATTAGTTTGGATGCTGTAGATGCTGAAAGTATCGCCAGAATGGCCGGTCTTCGTCGTGGAGCGGAGGCTGGGCTTGAATTATTCAAGCGTGTATTGGCAGGCATTGATGCTGCCCGTGCTGCCGGGTACGAGCCTGATCAAGGTGCCCTCAAGCTGAATGCTGTGATTCAGCGTGGTCGCAATGATGATCAATTGATTCCTTTGGCTCGTCTGGCTCGTCAGCAGCGGATGGAATTGCGTTTGATCGAATACATGGATGTTGGGAATCGGAATGGTTGGTGTCTTGATCAGGTGATGCCAGCCACTGAGATGATTCAGATCCTTCACAGCCATTGGCCGCTTCAACCTATTGGTCGACAGCCTGGGGGAACAAGTAGCCAATGGCTTTATCAAGATGGTGAAGGGTCTATTGCCACAATTGCATCAATTACGGAGCCATTCTGTTCTGATTGTAATCGTCTTAGGATCACTGCTGATGGGCAAGCATTTACCTGTCTATTCGCAAGTGAAGGCATTGATTTGCGCCGATGGCTACGTATGGATGTCTCCGATTCTGAGCTTGCAGAGGTGATGACTCAGCTGTGGACGGGCCGTTCTGATCGTTTTAGTGAAGATCGTGGATTAATGCAGGTTGGCAATCATCATGCTGAGATGGCTTATTTGGGTGGATGA
- a CDS encoding urease subunit gamma, with amino-acid sequence MHLSPQEKDKLLIVTAALLAERRLQRGLKLNHPEAVAWLSFLVLEGARDGKNVADLMQEGSTWLSRDQVMEGIPELVDEVQIEAVFPDGTKLVTLHDPIR; translated from the coding sequence ATGCACCTCAGCCCCCAGGAAAAAGACAAGCTGCTGATCGTCACGGCTGCGCTCTTGGCAGAACGTCGTCTCCAGCGCGGCCTCAAGCTCAACCACCCTGAAGCTGTGGCATGGCTCAGTTTCTTGGTTCTAGAGGGAGCACGCGATGGGAAGAATGTGGCCGACCTTATGCAGGAAGGCAGCACATGGTTAAGCCGCGACCAGGTGATGGAGGGCATTCCAGAGTTGGTCGATGAAGTCCAAATCGAGGCTGTATTTCCCGATGGGACCAAGCTCGTGACCCTGCATGACCCTATTCGCTAA
- a CDS encoding alpha-E domain-containing protein, whose protein sequence is MLSRVADSLYWINRFVERAENISRFLEVSEAMSLDNPSSNAEPWLPLIDASGDRQLFDQSYPLRSPQDVRGFLLLDRNNPNSIVSCISNARENARQIRDVISTEMWEHINELFWSLQDGEVLWREPDLEQLRTIRRGCQLFYGITDVTLSRDHAWLFSRLGRLIERADKTSRILDVKYFLLLPDPSAVGGVLDELQWIALLRSAGAYQMYRQSVQQAISPTSVAHFLLLDPIFPRSVRFCVQEINDTLECIQHNSIPGSPDELECLRGQLVAKWSYVRIEPLINRGLHEAIDQLQNDLNQLHGLIHNNYFTTPALTPQDLSTISKDPSCSLS, encoded by the coding sequence GTGTTGAGCCGGGTCGCGGACTCCCTCTATTGGATCAACCGTTTTGTGGAGCGCGCCGAAAACATCTCTCGCTTTCTTGAAGTAAGCGAAGCAATGTCTTTAGACAATCCCAGCAGCAATGCTGAACCCTGGTTGCCATTAATCGATGCAAGCGGTGATCGCCAGCTTTTCGATCAAAGCTATCCACTTCGATCGCCACAGGATGTAAGGGGTTTTCTGCTCCTTGACCGCAACAACCCAAACAGCATTGTGAGCTGCATCTCGAATGCCCGTGAGAACGCCCGTCAGATCCGCGATGTGATCTCTACAGAGATGTGGGAACACATCAATGAGCTTTTTTGGAGTCTTCAGGATGGAGAAGTCCTTTGGAGAGAACCAGACCTAGAGCAACTGCGCACGATTCGTCGTGGTTGCCAACTTTTTTATGGCATCACTGACGTCACACTCAGCCGCGATCATGCCTGGTTGTTTAGCCGCCTAGGTCGGCTCATCGAAAGGGCTGATAAAACCTCGAGAATTCTTGATGTGAAGTACTTTCTGTTGCTGCCTGACCCGAGCGCAGTAGGTGGCGTGCTGGATGAGCTGCAATGGATTGCTCTTCTCCGTTCCGCTGGTGCTTATCAGATGTATCGGCAGAGCGTCCAACAAGCCATCAGTCCCACTTCGGTGGCCCATTTTCTTCTGCTTGATCCGATTTTTCCCAGATCCGTACGGTTTTGCGTACAGGAGATCAACGACACCCTTGAGTGCATTCAACACAACTCTATTCCAGGATCACCTGACGAGCTCGAATGCCTACGCGGTCAACTTGTAGCCAAGTGGAGTTACGTTCGCATCGAACCACTCATCAACCGCGGATTGCATGAAGCGATTGATCAACTGCAGAACGATCTCAATCAACTGCATGGGCTGATTCATAACAACTATTTCACCACCCCAGCTCTCACACCTCAGGACCTCTCAACCATTTCGAAAGATCCCTCATGCTCATTGAGCTAA
- a CDS encoding NarK family nitrate/nitrite MFS transporter, with product MLGELWSFQGRYRTLHLTWFAFFLTFVVWFNLAPLATTVKADLGLSVGQIRTVAICNVALTIPARVLIGMLLDKFGPRLTYSSLLVFSVIPCLMFASAQDFNQLVVARLLLSIVGAGFVIGIRMVAEWFPPKEIGLAEGIYGGWGNFGSAFSALTLVGLAGWLSFSGGFELPSGAIINWRGAIALTGIISAVYGFIYYFNVTDTPPGKVYQRPNRTAGLEVTSMRDFWGLLGMNVPFAAILCVLCWRLQKVGFLNSGTYPLALGAVLIWFIFQTWGIIRTNRELILGTKVYPKEDRYEFKQVAILELTYIVNFGSELAVVSMLPTFFETTFDLPKATAGILASCFAFVNLVARPAGGLISDKLGSRKNTMGFLTAGLGIGYLVMSMIKPGTFSGTTGIIIAVLITMLASFFVQSGEGATFALVPLVKRRVTGQVAGLVGAYGNVGAVTYLTIFSLLPMWMGGGKDPSPEIIAASNSAFFQVLGIAGLIVAFFCFFFLKEPQGSFAELHEGETASPQFAKN from the coding sequence ATGCTTGGAGAACTCTGGTCGTTCCAGGGGAGATACCGAACTCTTCATCTCACCTGGTTCGCATTTTTTCTGACCTTTGTGGTCTGGTTCAACTTGGCTCCACTTGCCACCACTGTTAAGGCAGATTTGGGCTTGAGTGTTGGTCAGATACGCACAGTGGCCATCTGCAATGTGGCTCTCACAATTCCAGCGCGTGTTCTGATCGGAATGCTCCTCGATAAATTTGGGCCTCGACTGACCTATTCCAGTCTTCTGGTTTTTTCGGTCATTCCTTGCCTGATGTTTGCCTCTGCACAAGATTTCAATCAATTAGTCGTAGCACGCCTGCTGCTCTCGATCGTTGGCGCAGGCTTTGTGATTGGTATCCGAATGGTGGCTGAATGGTTCCCTCCCAAAGAGATTGGCCTCGCTGAGGGGATCTATGGCGGCTGGGGCAATTTTGGATCCGCATTCTCCGCTCTAACTCTGGTCGGACTCGCCGGATGGCTCTCGTTCTCAGGCGGCTTCGAACTTCCCTCAGGTGCAATCATTAATTGGCGTGGTGCAATTGCACTAACGGGGATTATCTCTGCTGTTTACGGCTTCATCTATTACTTCAACGTCACCGATACACCTCCAGGCAAGGTTTATCAAAGACCGAATCGCACAGCAGGCTTGGAAGTAACTTCCATGCGTGATTTTTGGGGTTTGCTCGGCATGAACGTGCCCTTTGCCGCCATTCTCTGTGTGCTCTGCTGGCGTCTGCAAAAAGTAGGTTTCCTCAATAGCGGCACCTATCCACTGGCTCTAGGTGCCGTTCTGATCTGGTTCATCTTTCAAACATGGGGAATTATTCGTACCAATCGTGAATTGATCTTGGGCACAAAGGTCTACCCCAAAGAAGATCGCTACGAATTCAAACAAGTTGCCATTCTTGAACTCACATACATCGTGAATTTCGGATCTGAATTGGCTGTCGTTTCAATGTTGCCAACGTTCTTCGAAACCACGTTTGATCTTCCAAAGGCAACCGCTGGCATCCTCGCCTCCTGCTTCGCCTTTGTGAATCTTGTGGCTCGCCCAGCTGGTGGACTGATTTCCGACAAGCTAGGGAGCCGAAAGAACACAATGGGCTTCTTAACAGCGGGTTTAGGAATTGGTTATCTCGTCATGAGCATGATCAAACCTGGCACTTTCAGTGGAACGACAGGGATCATCATTGCTGTCTTGATCACGATGCTTGCCTCCTTCTTCGTCCAGTCTGGAGAAGGAGCAACGTTCGCTCTCGTTCCTTTGGTGAAGCGACGCGTTACAGGTCAAGTCGCTGGCTTGGTCGGAGCTTATGGCAATGTTGGAGCCGTGACTTATCTCACTATTTTTAGCCTGCTTCCCATGTGGATGGGTGGAGGAAAGGATCCTTCACCAGAAATCATTGCAGCCTCCAATAGTGCTTTCTTCCAAGTTTTAGGAATCGCTGGTCTAATTGTTGCCTTCTTCTGCTTCTTTTTCCTCAAAGAACCGCAAGGATCCTTCGCTGAATTACATGAAGGTGAAACAGCGAGTCCTCAATTCGCGAAGAACTGA
- a CDS encoding transglutaminase family protein → MLIELTHNLTYRYDAPISLGDHRLCLQPRGHGHQRLLEHRLIVSPEPSHHHALVAASGDEIRRVRFQGTTSHLCIEAHSKVETQMAMPLEECFNPLNPPLPYPRGHLNRDLHGALEGWLPNGQHDPSAVALAQDALMGGNQQTLPFLIQLMETIQDRVKYTERHLGPAWPAGRTLRERVGSCRDLAMLMVECCRSVGLPARFTSGYQLIDPPPADYDLHAWAEIYLPGAGWRGFDPSSGSEINERYIVLASSSKPELTAAVSGNFTGPPNTSSTLNWTIKAQIADMKHDDTAMKTAQAA, encoded by the coding sequence ATGCTCATTGAGCTAACTCACAACCTCACGTATCGATACGACGCACCGATCAGCCTTGGCGATCACCGACTGTGCCTCCAACCAAGAGGTCATGGTCATCAGCGGCTACTCGAGCACAGGCTGATCGTCTCTCCAGAACCAAGCCATCACCACGCGCTCGTAGCAGCAAGTGGAGACGAGATTCGACGGGTTCGCTTTCAAGGCACGACAAGTCATTTATGCATTGAAGCTCACAGCAAAGTGGAAACTCAAATGGCAATGCCCCTTGAAGAATGCTTCAACCCACTCAATCCTCCGCTCCCCTATCCTCGCGGACATCTCAATCGTGACCTGCACGGAGCCCTAGAGGGCTGGCTGCCTAACGGTCAGCACGATCCGTCAGCCGTCGCCCTAGCCCAAGACGCATTAATGGGAGGGAACCAGCAAACCTTGCCGTTTTTGATCCAACTGATGGAAACCATTCAAGACAGGGTGAAATACACCGAGCGACATTTAGGTCCAGCCTGGCCAGCCGGCCGAACCTTGAGAGAAAGAGTGGGCTCTTGCCGAGATTTAGCAATGTTGATGGTGGAATGTTGTCGTAGCGTTGGGCTACCAGCACGATTCACCAGCGGATATCAACTCATCGATCCTCCTCCTGCTGACTATGACCTACATGCTTGGGCCGAAATTTATCTTCCAGGAGCCGGTTGGCGTGGTTTTGACCCAAGCTCTGGAAGTGAAATCAACGAGCGCTATATCGTCCTGGCCAGCTCATCAAAACCAGAACTAACTGCAGCTGTTTCTGGAAACTTCACTGGCCCACCAAATACAAGCAGCACACTCAACTGGACGATCAAGGCACAAATCGCAGACATGAAGCACGATGACACTGCGATGAAGACAGCTCAAGCAGCCTGA
- a CDS encoding urease subunit beta, giving the protein MAPLIPGELLAEPGELELNANREVTTLTVANSGDRPVQVGSHFHFQEANAALIFDRDAARGQRLDIPAGTAIRFEPGDNRDVSLIPFSGARRVVGFNGNINGPLDA; this is encoded by the coding sequence ATGGCACCCCTGATCCCCGGTGAATTGTTAGCGGAACCCGGCGAACTTGAACTCAACGCCAACAGAGAGGTCACGACCCTCACCGTTGCCAACAGCGGAGACCGCCCCGTGCAGGTGGGATCCCACTTCCATTTCCAAGAAGCCAATGCTGCCTTGATCTTTGACCGTGACGCTGCACGCGGTCAAAGGCTTGACATCCCAGCCGGTACGGCCATTCGCTTCGAGCCAGGTGACAACCGCGACGTGAGTTTGATCCCGTTTTCTGGAGCACGCCGCGTGGTCGGTTTTAACGGAAACATCAACGGACCCCTCGACGCCTGA